atacttcggcatctttatttgtttcttcatcttgagcccctggcgtccagtcagcaatgaaatctgccaacgcttgagactggatcgaagacctatgcacataatcaatgcaaaattcattgagctctgcagcccattttccaatccgtccagtagcttctctatttctcataatatccttcaacggttgcgaagaaggaacaacaatattgtatgcttgaaagtaatgccgaagcttcctggatgccatcaaaacagcatataacaccttctccaattctgtatagtttttcttcgataaactaagaacctcagatacaaaatatactgggacttgcttcttgacttggccatcaagcttctcctggacaagtgctgcacttaccgctgagtgcgaagctgccacatataataacaaaggagcccctggtgttggtggagttaatgttgttaaatctatcaaatattgcttcagttcctcgaaggctttttgttggcttggtccccattgaaagacttcggctgatttcagcacttcgaagaatggtaaatttctctctgctgatctggatatgaatctattgagagatgccagcctccctgtcagtctttgggcccccttttttgtatttggtggctccattcgaagtatagcttcaattttacttggattagcttcaattccctttgttgaaaccaagcatccaagaaatttccccttctttactccgaagacacatttttctggattcagctttagaccagcttgtctaaaactggcgaaggtctcctgcaaatcagcaatgtgattttcttgtttcgtgctttttacaatgatatcatcaacataagttagcacatttctgcctatctgagactgaagaaccttcgcagtcattcggctgaaacttcctccagcgttcttgagcccctctggcattcgaaggtaacaatatgttccactgggggttatgaaactggtcttcggctcatcctccttcttcatccaaatttgatgatagcctgaataacaatctagaagactcataagctctgacgaagctgctgcatcaactaaggagtttaTCCTTGGCAAAAATAGACAATCCTTTCAATCCTGCCCCAGGCGTACCTGAGACAACCCTTTCCTCACCCGAGAATTGCATTTCCGCTTCAGCTTCCAGCGCATCCAACTTTTTCTGGATCTAGGCAAGGATCCTCAGTCCTATAGAAAGAAAAGAATCTAAGTTCATTAGATTATGCTTCCTTGCCCATGTGGAACATGTGTGAGCATTATGTTTTTCCAACAAGTGATCCGACTGGAAGAAGTGTTATATGAGGACTTCGAGATCAAATAGAGAATCTGTCTCTCCATTCCTCGTGAGCCACTTATTTCTCCGAAATCTGAGATCAGAGTGATTTTCCTCCTTTTTCCCAAATAGTCGACGGTCCATTGGGATACTTCGGATAAACTGGAGTACATATATGAGAGACCGGTGCTAAAACCTTTTCTCGAgatatcttccaaattattagGGTCCTTGCTCCGGATCTTGTTCCCCCGGTGCGAAAGCAGTTGGTTCCGTAGTTTGAGAATTCTGCTAATTCCAAGTAttccattattattattataaaagAGAATATAAAAAGTAAAGAGGAGAAGGCATAACCAGAAGAATTGTGAGAAATATGTCAATTTATCAAGTTGAGGCATTTCGATTTCCAATCAAACCAACCCTCAAGACAGAAAAAGACTCCCTCCCAAAATAACCAAAAATACTAGTTGCCTTCTAACGCATAGACTAGAGCGTTTGTCCCATCCTTATCTAGTGGGCCAATGACATTACTATTCTACGCGTTTTCTGAGGAGCAACATGAGAGATAGACTTGACACCGACCCACGAAAACGAAACTTTTTAGTCTAGAAAGATTCCCAACCTGATATTGAGATCTGATGACTGAACACTCGTTTGAATAGCTCGAGGTGTCGACAGAGCTAACTTGTGAGACGGAGCTCACTTCTGAGATAGAGCTGTCTTCTTTCTCTTGGTTTCCATCCTTCCATTACGAGATATCGTTTCGTACAATACTACTCTATGCAATTTCGAGAAGAGAGCAGAGCTAGCCCACCGCATCCATCCAGCCTGAAAGGATTCACTCAACTGGACTCGCGGCTCTAGGTGATCCCAATGGATCCGTAGAGGGTGATTTGAACTGCTCCTCTCGAGAAGATCGACGGATCGGGCGAGCAAGCAGGGAGAGTGCAGTATTGTGCTTGCGCCCTTAAATCAGAGAAATCGACAGGACAGATTTCGAGCCCGAAAAGAGAAAGTATCTCCTCTCCAATGAGAAAGTATCTCTCCAGCGAAAGAATCTCGATCTCCTTCCTTCGGGAAACAAACCTTCCTTCTAGGTAGATAGCATTTCCACAAGAAAGAGAATCCGTATTGATTGACGTATTGAAACAATCAAGTCCATCAAGATTGACAGGCAAGTGCAAGTCCGTTGACATGACAGGATCAAGTCCGTAGACAGGATCTAGTCCCGATAGGGTTGGTTCAGATCATATAGCTTAGGCTCAAGTAGCAAAGCAAGTCCAGTAGGTTGTTTAGGTTCCGGTCATATACATATAGGTTGAGGTTCCGTTCCGGTCATATAGATGTTTAGGTGGTTCCGGTCATATAGGTCATTCCAGCTATAAGCTATAGAAGCTATAGATAGGAGATGGGGGGAAAGCCACATTCATTATAGGCTATGCTATGGGAATGAGATCCTTCCTTCTGGGAGCACATGGATCAATGAGTTCTGGCATGATTGCTAGAACGAACGGAATCTACTCTACTGGCGTGGCGCTGCTGTAATTGTAATCACTGAGATTCCTTCTACCTATGATTTATTTGCTAGTAATAGTTCGAGATGAGATTGGCACTGTCTCAAATCCCAGCACGAATGCTTGGCACTGTAATCCCAAATGCATGGCACTACAGTAATCACTTACTTTCATTCTACCTACGATTTATTTGGTGGGGTGGCATCTATATCAGCTGCTTTCTACTCTCAAGACTCTATGGAATTCCCTATCTTCTTCTCTGGCCAAGGGTGAATCAATCGATTCAATCAAAGCAACCCAAGCATTCAAAAGTATTTGTTTTTAGTTCTTACTTTTGCCTGATCCAGAACCCTAACCCGCCCCAAAGATCACCCATACCCATCAAGAAAAAAGGCGCAACGAAGTGGGTTGTTATCGCGAGAGAGCCCAGCACTGGTTATTATGGTAAGTAGTCGACTTGGGTTGTACCATCGAAAGCAGAAAGCCCCCTAAGCAACGCACCAATCACCATTTCTTTTGCAATTGCATTTCTTTGAGTGCCAGCGAGTAAACGAGTTGGTATGACAAGAGATTCTTCATCATAGATGAGATGGCAGCCCGGCACCGGCACAAATAGACCTGATGGAGCTTGGAAAGATATATCTATGGATTGAGGGCCGGACTAAATCGGAAGGGCTCTCTGTTCTATTTATATTAGTAGTGGTAGACAGACAAATAGGCCCATTTTTGACCTCTTAAACATCCTTACATTGCTGCTTCAGTTGCTACCACTTTCCTAAACAATATTGGGAAGTTGCATGGAGTGCCAGCCACTATTGTATCTGACAGGGACAGGGTGTTCACTAGCTCCTTTTGGAGGGGCAAGCTATTGGACACTAAGTTGCAGTTGAGCTCtgcctatcaccctcagactgagggGCAGACTGAAAGAGTGAATGAATCAGTGTCTTGAGATGTATCTCAGGTGCTCAGTAAGTTTTACTCCAAAACAGTGGGTTAAGTGGTTGCCATTGGCTTGGTACAATTCGGCTCATCACTTCTGCAATCCTCTCCAGTTAAAGCACTCTATGGTATGGCCATGAACCCTCCACTGGAGCAGTGCCTCTCTTGGTTCACTCCACTCATTCAGATGTTCCAGATTTCCAAGTGCCAGGAAAGCACATGCTATTGAGCTGGAGCGGGAAGAGAACTGATTTCTTTCACTACCGACGGACGAGATCTGAAGTACTGAAGTAGTGATGGAATAGAATGGACGGATCGAAGTCGCGAAGGAGCCTGCCCATCTCAGCACCAAGGAAGAGATTGTTCGTTGCCaatgaaaaatgaagaaatcacTGGTTTTCGTacatagtgtcacacccggttttagaaggcaaaccgaatgcgaaccatgtacgtgccaggatcagttattcacgtacacagcagttacataatatggacatcatcacacagtgctcaaaatagtattaataagggaaatagtcggttacatcatacgtctgagacgtccatatagttcttataataaatcaaagtgcggaaaagaaacgtagataactgcggccttcacaggcagccgactgggggttgccgctaacccacacctagaactcgtcgtagtcttggaactcctggaagtctccttccacggcttcatcttcgcctgagcagtggttgcaatgctgacaacctggggatgggggggggtttggtgtgtagagcaagggtgagtacacatcaacatactcagcaagtatcctgtttggctgtagtggactagctgtatgtggggataagtcaagcagttgcttttagttggtcagattattacttactagtagaaagccaagttttagcattagcccaagttattaacccgatgtaccctttccaaacggaaagaataccacttaccagcaccatagccataaccagaatcatcgatctcataaccacctgtaccaaagtatctctgatcaagtaccactaatcactggagctcccttggccgctcataaccgtgagcacggctgatatatcagttttcaaacactctgcagaggttgtgcactttacccacaagccgtgattcccattctgcccggagatcatgactctccattgatcactaccaaggtgacccagcagggcatcactacgtagcctttacaaagattccccgagactgtagccacccgttaggtttcctaaatgcaccgcactcctccccaaggggcgaacccaaacttggcagagcgagccgcatacaccgagccccattgacggcacgacggctaagtgaactacaccccggatcctctaattaatcagctaagggcaccccattccaccctcatggttgcactgttttcccgggcggtcatccatagaacaggtccttacggagaggcactcgagaaaccgctcgagcccccttgatgaccacaagcatacatcataataagagaggggaaaacagcgtatcatagataatctcatcatgttcattgattagagtttaagcaatagcataaagctaaacagtaataatccaacccagataggtaaacaaggacatggataacaaaagctagtaaatccttaggcataaatgtgtgaagcgggaggtgaattaaagaatgaataggacagagataggtcaagggacacttgcctccaccaactgactgctgctcaggggcttctcctgcgggttcctcgggctcttcaaccggatcgttctctatgcgagcgcaaacatacatacatccacatattttaataccaaagaacagtacaccatacaatagaatgcaataagtaaacagacgttccacgcgggctcgcgagtacggttaagagagaaagaggaaaagacagtcgagaaacgatcacgttacatgattataaattagccactcgcttaatggaaggaaatttaatgtagacactatgtttagcgtaaagtaaagtcatgtttcatgtctaattattataagcaggtggagatacataaaaggatggtcgcacggcgagacacgcgacaaagctctctaaaacaaattaagaaattaacgactcgtcgcgcgaccgagcatgcagcgagacactttgccttagttaagaggagacgttaagcgtcgcgcgacaaagagcacgacggcacacgtcgactaaactgagtccaaagtggaacgtcgcgtgaatacacacgcggcgttacaccttaaacaacctgaaacaaaaatggatcgtcgcgcgacgaagcgcacgacgcaacacgagATAGAatatgaatttagacaaatccgtcgcgcggcgaagcgcgcgacgcaacacgctaattaacgaataatcaccgcgagcgcgggcgagcgaagatacggtcgggcgagaccgggacgggggaacgggcgggcgagctggggccagggcggttgaaccggccagggggggcggttgaaccggccagggccgcgccggggacgcgccgggggccgggggccgcgccggggtcgcgccggcgagcaggggccaccggggccgcgccgggccacgccgggggcgcgctgcgcgcgagcaggggaggagcgggggcgggcgggcgagccgggggcggacGCTGAGCGCCGCCGCggagaggggccgagcgggcgggccgagcgccgcTGGGGCCGGGGGCAAGGACGGGGACGGGGTCACCGCGCCGGGcagggcggggacgggcggggccgccgcggggaggggcgggggcgggatcgccgcgccgggcaggggaggggccgagcgggcggggccgccgcggggaggggcgggggcgggagccgccgcgccggggaggccggGGAAGGGGTCGAGCGGGcggggccgccgcggggaggggcgggggcgggagcCGCCGCGCCGGGAGGCCGGGGAAGGGGTCGAGCGGGcggggccgccgcggggaggggcgggggcgggagccgccgcgccggggaggccggggaaggggtcgagcgggggggggggggggggggggggaagaggccggggacggggagccgggcgccgccgcgggagggaggccgggcgggcgagccgggggcgggcgccgagcgggcgggcaggggcgccgccgcgggagggaggggggaggggccgagcgctgccggggagggagaccgggcgggcgccgccggggagggaggccggggacggggagccgagcgccgccgcgggagggaggccgggcgggcgagccgggggcgggcgccgagcgccgccgcggggagggccgagcgggcgggcaggggcgccgccacgccgggcaggggcggggtcgggcgcgggcagggggaagagggagggcgcgcgcgcggggaagaagaggagggagagggagagagagagaagagaaggggaggggaggggagctcacctcggggtccaaaatccagtgatcgccgtctccaaatcctagggcaccacggggagagagaggtggaagagggagaggagaggttgttgcgcgggagatccaaatgagagagagagaggaggggggcgcacgggggggttttgggcgccaggggcgcgcaagccggggcgggccgggccggctgggctgggctagacTAGGTTGGgcggggccgggccacttcgcggatcgaaaacccacgacaagcgcgaccactaaacggaattaaatcgcgaaccgaaatccggaacggaacgagacgaacatccaacatcagacaaagaaatgtgcttcggcatgatgcaacacccatgagacttaggttttggtttatacatgacacggacacctgccgctatactggtttgaaattgggaagaaagagcaaacggggaaagagaaaagagagtaacgcccgaatttggtgagagaaaagaagaaaaaaatctacccccaaattcagggcgttacaaacctatcccccttaaaagaatctcgccctcgagattcagggttggctagcaaagagctcagggtatttagccatcagatcatcttcacgctcccaggttgcttcttcctcagagtgatgatcccatttgactttgcacattctgatggtcttccttcgggtgaccctgtctgcaacctcaaggatttgcactggcttctcaacgtaggtcaagtcctcctggacttcaagaccttccactggcaactgctcttctggcacacgcaagcacttcttcaactgagacacatgaaaaacatcatgcactgcggacagattctctagcagactgagctgataggccacttctccacgtcttgcaagaatctgatacggaccaatgtagcggggtgctagcttgcctttcactccgaatcttctgactcctctgatcggtgacactttcagatagacaaagtctccgacttcgaaactcagctctcttcttcttgtgtctgcatagcttcgctgcctcgattgcgctatcttcagattctctcggaccatcttgatgttctctacggcttcaagcaaaatgtctggcccaaacacttgcttctctccaggctgatcccattgcaacgaagttctacaactccttccatagagcgcctgaaatggtgacatcttcaaactggcctggtaactgttgttataggaaaactctgcataaggcaatctcttatcccatccggactgatcttgcaacgcacaggctctcaacatgtcttcaagaatttgattggtcctttcggtctggccatctgtctgcggatgataagctgaactgaaatttagatgcgtgcccaaagcttcatgcaactgcttccagaaatgagaggtgaactgcgttcctctgtctgacactatcttctttggcacaccatgaagacaaacgatccgagacatatacaactctgccaatacggcactgctatagttggtcttgacaggtatgaagtgggctgacttggtcaaacggtccactactacccagatggaatcgtagccggctcgagtgcgaggcaatccgactatgaaatccataccaatttcatcccatttccactgagggatctgcaacggttgcaacaacccggcaggtctctggtgctctgccttaattcttcggcaactatcgcacatggccacatgctctgcgatctccctcttcattccataccaccagaatttcttcttcaggtcctgatacatcttctcactgccagggtgaatcgaataggctgtctcatgagcttccttaagaatcaactcccgaatggactggacattgggaacacacaagcggtctttgaaccatatcacaccttctgcatcttctcgaaaatctttgcctttgccttctagaatcagtcgccggatctcactgattttatcatcattcttctgcgcttctctgatttcgcgctctaaggtaggttccaactcaactgtgactcctcgcgaattgttcagaaaaccgagactcaacctgtcgaactccttagccaactcataaggcatcggacgagcgaccatcagattgacttgactctttctgctcaaagcatctgccactacgtttgctttgcctggatggtaatggatctccaactcatagtctttgatcaactctaaccatcttcgttgcctcatgttcaactctgactgagtgaatatgtactttagactcttatggtctgtgtaaacatcgcatttctgtccatacaggtagtgcctccatgtcttcagtgcgtgaaccactgctgccaactctagatcatggattgggtaattcttctcatgaaccttcagctgtcgggacgagtatgccacaactcttccctcttgcatcaacacacatcccaaacctgtgtaacaagcatcacaatacaccgagaagggcttgtgcacatcaggcaagactaggacaggcgctgtagtcaacttttctttcagcgcttcaaaggcctcttggcatttctgggtccacttgaactcaactttgttgcctagcaacgctgtcatgggTTTCGCGatcttcgaaaatccttcaatgaatcgccgataatatccggccattccaatgaagctcttgattcctctagcatctgttggcgctttccagttcaaaatgtctgccactttcttcggatccacagccaatccttccttgttgattatgtgacccaagaacaggacttcactgatccagaactcacacttgctcaacttcgcatacaactggtgctctcgcaatctctgcaataccagcctcaaatgatctgcgtgctcttcttcgctctgagaataaaccagaatgtcatcaatgaataccaccacaaacttatcaaggtaatccatgaatacactgttcatcaagttcatgaagaatgctggcgcattggt
This portion of the Zea mays cultivar B73 chromosome 2, Zm-B73-REFERENCE-NAM-5.0, whole genome shotgun sequence genome encodes:
- the LOC118476325 gene encoding putative ATP synthase protein YMF19; its protein translation is MPQLDKLTYFSQFFWLCLLLFTFYILFYNNNNGILGISRILKLRNQLLSHRGNKIRSKDPNNLEDISRKGFSTGLSYMYSSLSEVSQWTVDYLGKRRKITLISDFGEISGSRGMERQILYLISKSSYNTSSSRITCWKNIMLTHVPHGQGSII